The region CCTACTTTCTCAATCAAGTCTTTTTGAAATTTAGTGGGCTTCGCCAAGATAATCCCTTTTCCAATATGTTTGGCTCTACTTGTTTAGCTGTTTTGCAAGAACTTGAACCTGAACAGATTGTCTCTATGTCCATTACAGAGTTAGTAGACTTTTTGAAGGAAAAAGGGAAGAATCGCTTTGACGATCCGGAGCAATTGGCTTCTTTCTTGCAAAAACTTGCCCGCTCGTCTTATCGTCTTGATAAAGCTATGGCTGATCCTGTTAATCTCTCATTATCCGTTATGCTCAGTGTTATTCAGACTATGGAAAAAGAAATTGCCAAACTGGATAAAGAGATTGAAAAAATCATGAAGTCCATTCCCGAAACCTTATCATCTGTGAAAGGGATTGGGCCGGTCTTTGCCGCCGGTATTATCGCCGAAATTAGCGATATCGCTCGCTTTTCTCACCACAATTCTCTTGCTAAGTATGCTGGACTTGTTTGGTCTCAGTACCAATCGGGAGAGTTTGAAAGTGAGGAAACCAAGCGAGTTCGTACAGGCAATAAATATCTGAGGTATTATCTAATACAGGCAGCTAACCTCGTTCGTCGATATGACAGTGAGTATGCTGCTTTTTACGCCGAAAAATATGCCCAAGCATTCAAGCATCATCACAAACGTGCTCTCGTCTTAACTGCCCGAAAACTGGTACGGTTGGTCTTTATGCTACTAAAGACCAAGCAACTGTACACACCGCCTGAGAGGAGAGGTTAGTTTTTTCTTCTAATTGGCAGCCTTTAAAATACCTCATCTTTCTTACATAATTTGGTAGTTAAGGTGAGGTTTATTTGGTATACCCTTTTTTAGGCTAACTTCTAATTTCTCGTTATCTTTTTTCCAATTTTTCAGTTTTTCCATATTGACATTTTACCGCTAGGCTTCAAAGTTAATATTATATTTATAATTTCATCCCATCACTCAACAAATCTTGCCGGGGGAGAAAACTCGTCAGATATGGCGAAGGAACTTGGCGTACAATATACAGTAAAGATTATCAAAAGCTTCTAAGAAATACGGCTTTGTCTGCAGCATGATCCGTAAAGTAAACTGCTACGACAACGCGCCAATGGAGTCTTTCTGGGGAAAGCTAAAGATTGAAGGCTCTACTGGCGTAAATTCCGCAACCCGGCAAGAAGCCAAGAAGGCCGTTTTGAGGTGTCGCCAATGCAGATGAAAAAGTCTCATAGCTAAGGAATTTCATAAATATCAGAGATTCTTTGTCTACTGAAGCCGTGTAAGGGCAACAGCATCTACCGTATTCTGCAAATTTGTCTTTTCCCTATACAAATTGCCTACATCTAAAACTAACCCCGCAAAACCCATTAATACCGTAAATGATAAGGCTGCTATTACGGCCACTGAACCTCGCTGGTTATTTAAAATGGATTTATCATATTGCCTCCTACGGAAATGTAATTGATAGCATATTATATTATCTTTTCTCCTATGGCTTTGATTTTTCCTTGAGACTAGCCGCTTATTTAATTAAGATTTGATTAGGGACTTTGGGCTTATTTATCACGGTAAGGATGGATACAGACAAAAATAACTACTGCCCTCTATTAAACTCATCTTTGACAGTTAACGATCGTTTTTTCATGTTTCCCGAGCCCGGAATCCGCTATTTTCGCGGGTTTCGGGCTTTGCTATTGCAGAAATTTCTTAAAAAGTGTAGGTCAAACTATTTTGGAATTTTCACCATAGATATCTTTATCTTCCGGAAATTTCGTGATATAATTGTAGGTGATAAATGTTGGGGCGGTGAGTCTCTTGTTTGCTCAAATTGTATCCACAAAAAAGTCGGATGGTAAAACCTACAGATATCTTCATATTGTTGAGTCATACCGGGAAGGTAAGTCCGTTAAAAAGCGTCGTATTGCAAGCCTTGGCAACATTGACGCGTATTCTGATAAGGAAATAGAACAGCTTATTTATAAGCTTGAGTCGCTCCTACAAAACCGTGTTACTGGTTCTATTGAGGATTTGGAACCCGGTAACTGCCTCCAGTTTGGGGTTCCTTACGTGGTTCAATTTTTGTGGGATCAATTGGGCTTGACTGGGGCTATCTCTAACGCCCTTAAGGATCGCGGCGTTACATTCGACGTAGCCGGTTACGTGCAGGCGATGGTGATTAATCGCCTGGTCGATCCCTCCAGCAAGTTTCAATTGTTCAAAACTATCGAGGACATGTATTTGCCGGACGCACCCCACGAGTGGCAGCTACAACATTTCTACCGCGCTCTGGATTATCTCATGGACATTAAACCGGAACTGGAGCGTCATTTATACAGCCAGCTTACACATTTGCTTAATTTCCGTTTATCTTTAGTGCTTTATGATATGACCAGCACACATTTGACAGGGCATCACTGCCCAATCGCGGAGTACGGATACTCCCGCACGCATCGCCCGGATTTAAAGCAGGTTGAACTAGGCTTGCTGGTAACTCCTGACGGTATTGCGATTACCCACGAAGTATTTCCTGGCAAAACCCCGGATAAACAGACTGTCAAGGACATTCTAAAGCGGTTAAAACAAGAGTTTGCGGTTGAACAGTGCGTCTTTGTGGGCGACCGCGGGATGGTCACTGATGAGAATTTAGCACTGCTGGCAGAGGCCGGATACCCCTATATAGTTGGCTACCACAAACGTGGCCGGATAGTCAGCGACGCTTTGTTAGAAACATATGCAAACATTGATGGCTACGCCAAGATCAAGGACAATCTCTATTATCTGGAGGCGTCATCCGCCCAGGTTGAGGACGACGCAAGAGATACGGATTCACGCTATATTTTGTGTTACAATCCCGTAAAGGCTATTCAAGATGAAGCTTTCCGGGCTTCGGCCATCGAAGAAGCGGAACAGGCGCTGGCTTATATGCAAAAACGCTTAGCAACACCGCAACGTGGAAGAAAGCCAAACTCGAAGAATCTTATGGTTAAAGTCGGTGAAATTTTAACGAAAAAAGGTGTACAGGCATTCTTTGAAGTTGACTTCGACGGACAGAACCTGACTTTCAAGCATGATCAAGCCGCATTAGCAAAAGAGAAGTTACGCGACGGAAAATTTGTGATCAAAACCAATACGGCCTTGCCGGCACAGGATGTTGTACTTTCCTACAAAACTCTGATGAACGTGGAGAGGGCTTTTCGGGAGATCAAGAACTCTCTGGATGTTGGCCCTTTGTACCATTGGAATGAAAAACGAGTGCGCGGCCATATTTTTGTATGCGTATTGGCATACCTATTCGAACAGGAAATTCAGGTGTTGTACCGCCGGACACTGGAGCAGGAAGCGCAACGGATCTCGCGGATTACCGAAGAGAAAGAACGGATGACTATGCAAGCCGAATTGGATGACCGATGGTATACGGGCGAGCAAATTTTAAAGGACCTTGCGCGTTGGAACGTGCTGAAGGCGGAATTTCTGGGCAAGAAATTTCTCAGCGTACCCCGGCCAAAACCGATTGCGCAGCAGGCGCTTGGAGGCTGTATTTTAAACCGTGTAAATGGGAATAATCTCCAATATAAAGAATAAAAGGAGATGGACCCATGACACAGTTAAACGAAAAAGAAATACAGCTTGTAGCACTGCTCAGTGAGGAGTGCACCACTCCCGCCGAACTAACGGCGAAGCTCAAGAATCTGTTTGCCGGTGCGCTGGAAAAGATGCTAGAAGCCGAAATGGATGAACACCTCGGCTATGAGAAGAACAGTGTTTTAGGCAATAACAGCGGCAACAGCCGT is a window of Sporomusaceae bacterium ACPt DNA encoding:
- a CDS encoding IS110 family transposase ISDha12, producing the protein MANLMVGIDVSLRSHSVQFMNDCGDALESFSIPNNLIGAQTLLERILQSAQKLQSELIRVGMEATSNLGWHLAHFLKANLHQTQGSKAQVFVLNARKVARFKKGYDTLPKNDRIDAWVIADQLRFGRLPHELTSTIQFEALQRLTRTRFHLMQNIARDKTYFLNQVFLKFSGLRQDNPFSNMFGSTCLAVLQELEPEQIVSMSITELVDFLKEKGKNRFDDPEQLASFLQKLARSSYRLDKAMADPVNLSLSVMLSVIQTMEKEIAKLDKEIEKIMKSIPETLSSVKGIGPVFAAGIIAEISDIARFSHHNSLAKYAGLVWSQYQSGEFESEETKRVRTGNKYLRYYLIQAANLVRRYDSEYAAFYAEKYAQAFKHHHKRALVLTARKLVRLVFMLLKTKQLYTPPERRG